ACCGGTTTGGTTTTCCGAGCCGATAGGTTTCTTATCATAGTTTAGttattgttgtcaaaaaaaaaagaaatttggaaaacaaaataaaaaaaaatcgaaaaaatggaatttcaaaaaaaagaatttataaaaaagttcgaatttgaaaaagtataattcaaaaacaaaaaaaaagattttacttttttttttttttttctttttttttttttatatttttatttatttatttatataatgatttattatatatataaataacaaaggcataagagtcttttgccacttaatgaagaagatatttttgaaaatgtctccctagtggtggtaaaaataaaaagtggtaacataaaaatggtaaacatgtaatttccccaaaattatactaattttaagtatttcatgtgattagtataaatttatgtagaaaatacaaaatatatatttataatatttcccctgacaatttatttttattcttaatatTTGGAGGAACGTTGGATGTGGTCTAAAAGTTTATCCATCATGATTTGATATTTACAtatatcaaacaaaacaaaacaaaacaaaaaatggaaTGGGTTGATAAGTAGATGCGAGAGGAACCGAAATGCATAATATGTAGCGCCGTTTCAGACCAAACATCATAACGTTCACACATGTCACATGTGACATTGTCCTCTCCACATGCCATTCTTCGCTCCCAGCCAAAACCCAGTTTTGATCTTTCTTCATTAATTTTACAATAATTCCACATTTCGCGATAACAATGACAAATAAATCAACATATCCTATAGTAGTACTACTATTTAATCATCAACAGAAACTTCTTCAACATCGTTATGAAATTATTGGTAGTTCAGGCTTTATAGCTCATTGTATTTTTTGTGGGTTTAATGCATGTTACAAGTTAATACATTATACTGTACTCACTTCTTcccatataatttgataatccAAATTGAATTTCTATTTAGAGAACCAAATGCGCTGTTGTTAGAGTATCTACAACTCATTGCTATTTTTACCTCTATTATAGCATTTAGAGTCAATTTCACTCTTTTATCATAGGATTTAGAGTCAATTTAACTCAaactcatttatattttttcctctaaaatagagattgctattttttcctctatgtttaaggaaaaaaatagcaatctctattgtTTACtcgatatttttaaaattactgtTATAAGGTAATATATTAGAGCAAATTTAATCTTTATTATAAAAATCTTCTATTTTAAAAGAGAATATAGCAAAATACATTGGAAATGGTTTTAGAATAAAGTTAGCAACTCAACGATAACATTAGTCACTACCATTGCTTTTGTACcacttaatttattatttacacCTAGTGTCTgaataaatttattagtaaCCACCTTCGTTTACTAGTACTTTGCAATTATAGACACTAGTTATTAGCCCCTAAAACTATTTAGAGTAGAAATAGATAGAGAAAGAAGTTAATgataaacaagaagaaaaaaatattgtatagttgcttttttattaatttgggTTTAAAGCCATTCCCTGAGTTCTTCTATGCAAACAATTTGAGTATGCTCgtataagagcatcattattgcAAGTCTTTGTGCTTAAGTTCTTAatacacatatatgtatatgtatatgtatatattatatatgtatatataattgcGGGTTAAAGACTTTACGGAAACTCAAACCGACTTGGACTTACAATAATGATGTTctaatgattttcttttgttataagCTCATTTAATGATATAATAGAATAACGACAAAGGTGCACtgaatattatatgaaaaactTTGGTGGCTATGTATCGACTGAAATAAGTAATGTTTAAAGTAACTTCAagcttttttttgtaactaaagTAACTTCAAGTTGTATGGaatcttttaagaaaattttatgtCCAATACaataagtaatgtctagagtagCTTCAAACTATTTGGAAGCTTTaagtaaaacttaaaataaaatctgtTTCCATGCTTGAACAGTTAGATCTTTAAAACCCGGACACTCATTATTAGATCTCCATGAATTTTGCAACTATatgaaaaatttatataaaatttaacattcgaTTTGATATTGTAAGATATTTTGAAGTTGGGGAATCaatagaaatacaaaaaaaattcaaaaacaattGAACTAGAAACCTTTATGCAAATGCATCATTTACACgcgttagagcatctccaacatACTTTTAAgctaaaattacttaaaatgcCATTTCGAATTAATCCACATTATAATTCCTAGtattgaagaattttttttatttttttgctctatATATATGGAGACAGGAGATGCCACTCTTGTCCTAAATAAATCTCTAACCACTTTCATCAAAACAAGAATGGTGTGCAGAGCAGAAGAAGCTTTGAAGCAGAGAGAGAACCTAAAGAGGTGTAAACAAGATCATGATCGCCAAAAGAAGAAGGTGCAATCAATCACAGATTGCAAGAAAGAGAAAAGTTGTAGATTCAAGCGAAGCACTTCTAATCTCGACCAGGACGGCGCTTCCTCAGCCATATTTTTCCTCGCTTGCATTGCCTGCTCATCCTTCTCCAATAATCTTTAATTATTCTCGCTGTAACAGCATCCACAGTTAATTACTTTTCATACAACGTTTAATTAAATCGTAGTCCTGTCTTCTATTTGTTAATTCTGTTGTTACCTTATCTTGtgttataattttcttattttttattttcatgttttaatcTATGTTCGTGTTATAGTAATATACAACAGTTATGGAAACAGTTTTGAGGATGCAAATTTAAGATGCGTCGCTTGTGTTCGTATTTGTAAGGAtataaattttttgtatttgtatatCGAACTTCTGTTAAGTATGTTAACATATGGTTAAAGTTTCTATATCCTAAGATGTATTAATTGTCGACTGGTTTGAGAAAGTGTTGGAAGAAATTATATACATGCTAGAAGatgtatcaaatatatatagtgTTTCATGTAGCAAAGAGTAATATATGAAGTGATACAACAAGTCGTATAGGAAGTTGAGCTGTGCAACTGCCTAAATATATAAGTGGATAAAAGCATGAGGTCGATTTGGACAAATCAAAACGTGACTGCTGAGATGGATTAGTCATTTTGATAGTATAtcgaggaaaaaaatatttattcttatgaaaagaaaagatattGGTTATAAATCCTAGAGTTTAAGGCTCAGCAATCAGTGTAAATGCTAAGAAGCCATTTTACGAAGATTCACACACCTAGGGATATTTCAGAGATACACGCAAGGTGTGTGGCCGTCCCTGATAGAGAAGAATATTCTGTTAATTAGAATATTCTGTTGTTACGGTTTGatctaacaatactaaaagggagaTATGTTTAAAGAAGAAGCATGCCACCTCGTATTAAAAAAACAACCAATTAGATAGTCAGAAATCACCACGTCAGTACTACTGTTTTGGCCGATCAAAGCTGGGTCTTTGTTTCTATCTTATCATTTTAATTTGGCCCATACCAAGCCCACATCGTTAAGGATACCATTCGTCCGAGTCTACTGAGTCGATCTCTCCCTCCCCAACTGCTCCACTTCTTCTCCCTCATCTGTTTTCTCTCTGAACTAAACGTTACCTTCAGACATTACTGATCAATCAATGAAGGTCTTTAAGCTCCTCTTAATTGTTTCGTTCCACTTCTCATTCATCCTCCTCCTATATAGTTAACTCCATACAAAATCGAAAACCTACTCTGAAGCAGCTACATCTATGACCATGAAATCGGCCGGAAAATCTCAGGTCTCCACCTGCAGGACTCCGGTCTCCTTTTACTTCAACGACATCTCACCAGTTCCAGTCGAATCAGAGCTCTGATTTCGCCTGATCCACTTCTGGAAAGCCAGAAACATTGCAAAAGGTGGAACCTTTATTGGCTTAGAGATGCTCCTCATCGACAAACAGATATGCCTACTTAtcccttctttttcttttatctgAGAATATAACAATCTCTCTAAACACTGTGTGTTATATTGGAAGTTTAATTCTGCTTGAAATGATCATATTAGTTCATTAACGCCTTTGTCTGATTTCATTTGTTGGTTTTAATGCCTTAGTTTCGAGACATTAAAAAACGACCACATACATTTGAGTACAGATTTTAACACTCACAACTTTTAACATCCAACTTTTAGCActagattatttaaaaacatgtaaCTGGAAGTTTCTTTTGGCTTGGAAATGTTTTTTCATGTAATGACTATCTTAGTGAATGGCAGGTGTGCTATTGGGAACTGCTATAGTTTGCGTAAAgatcataaatatgttgttAAGATGTCAGCAAGCTATTCAACTGAATGAAATATCGAGTTATGCACATATGCTTTCTGGTCACGAGTATAATTCTTTTCTATTTCCCTCTTTGTTATTAGCTATATCTACATTATATGAACCCAACACTGTCCCTAATCATGTGTATTTATGTTCTCATGTAGCGTTTCGTAGAGGCCAGTATATATATCTTCTAAGCTGGAAAAAAATGGGACAAGCTGGAAGCTGAAGTGAAGAAACATTTTCCTCTTTTAGCTCCAGAGGCTTtgctttatttactttttatactATTTCTAACAATCGTTTTTGAAAGTGCAAGATAGGATGAAAAGCTAGATGGACATGCATGTATATATGAGCAAGTTTTCCAGTGATATATTCAAAGTACGGATGAGAACGTGACccaaatcatgaaaaaataaatcatttgtAAGGTTGGTGAAGCtctttttttatcttctttttaacAACTTATCCTTTGTCCTTTTGACAGACAATTTACTTTCTTGGGTGGTTTTGGGTGTGACGTTCGG
Above is a window of Brassica napus cultivar Da-Ae chromosome A10, Da-Ae, whole genome shotgun sequence DNA encoding:
- the LOC106409326 gene encoding uncharacterized protein LOC106409326; the encoded protein is MVCRAEEALKQRENLKRCKQDHDRQKKKVQSITDCKKEKSCRFKRSTSNLDQDGASSAIFFLACIACSSFSNNL